Below is a window of Impatiens glandulifera chromosome 2, dImpGla2.1, whole genome shotgun sequence DNA.
AACTCACTGATTAAGTTAACTCAAGTGTGTCTGTAACAAACAATCTACTAACTTTGTCATCTTAAGATAAttcttaagttatttttaaataattttatctgcCTTAGATATTAAGAAGTATATATGATATTGTattgattaattgattaatGAGGATAGAACATTAAACGGACTAATTCGAAATCTAATATGAAactgaaatattaatttagattagattgagtttggatttaattaaatacagaTTGGACTATGATTatccaaaatttcaaataagatatatttttcatatttttacttattttattgcaatatattattttttttaaattttttttaaaaccattaagcaattttttttttaatatattattattttacattttcacatcattcaggtaataaatttttttttggtaactataaaactaattttgttataagtaagtgatttatataaaaatatatattaaatattaattttttttaaaaaagtaaataaataatcttattaaacaattaaataaaaaaattattatattgaattatCCGAATCATACTCAGTCAATCTAAAtccaaatcaaaatcaaaatcttatggattaatataatttagatttaatttaaatagggtAAAACAGATTGGTTTATTGTTTTACTCACCCTTAACCAATGAGACGTAATatctctatttattttttttttttaaattctaaataattcaaaacttatcCAATTATAATATCAAATTGATGTAGAGTGACAAATGTCCATGGTGTAAGAATAATGAAACAGTTAAATTATTctgaatagaaaaaaattaaatatatgactGTATGAGGATAATACTAATGTTATctatactaaaaaaaatgaatgaagaacaacacataatatattaaaggaAGGGGAGTTAATTCTGTGGGATGAACGGCTGTGATTTTAAGATCACCCAAAgtgattaataattatttagggGAATAGACCGACTAgtcattcattaaaaaaataataatagacagTCAATGGGGGATTAATACTACACAGCTTTTTAGTCTTTCTTTCATTTGATTGGGCAAAGTTTTTAGCCTTTCGgtgtgataaaaataaataaattgaaaaaatagtcatcaaaaggtaattaattaattaattaatttcctttgactatatatataatccgaAAGCTAAATCTAAGCTAAATCTATGGTAAATTTCATATAATCTCATatgaacaaatttaatttatttaatataaaacttttgtttaatctttaaacaaaattatgtacaaaaacaaaacaaaaagggaaaaagaaaaatcaaaactaaaatGTTTTGTGAGGGTTTTAATTTTTCtgagtttcttattttaatttttattttgtttttgaagttgtgcttaaataaataaatagatttattgTTTCACTACTTTCCATATAAACTACAATTAGTGCTCGTGTATTTTCCAAATGTGgttaagatttagggtttagggtttagggtttagggtttatgagAATGAATAAATTGGAAgagatattatataaatataagagttCAACGGtcaatgtttaattaattaaataaacaagtcaaaatcaaaagaatataatttataattaattaattaatgtataatatGAAATAACGTACCGTCATGATATTCTTTGAACAACATAGCATCatgcattttttaaatttggcaGCCATTACACCTcaagctctctctctctcctcttcGGATAAAAGCTTCTCCTCCGTCGCCGGCGACTGCCGTCTCCACCGTCCTCCCCTCCGTCGTCGGCGCCGTCTCCTCCGTttgagagggagagagagaagGTTTAGAATATGATGATAAATAAGGAGAAGTATTGAGGATAAAGAAAGCGAAAGGTGGGTAAATGTCTACGCTTCATCTTCatcacattaattttattttgtctcATTTCTAAATATTCTATCTTcttaattacatatttacaatttacACCTAgcttatttttctcaaattcatgTTCacagaataaaaaaaagatggataaacttgtattttttattcttatttttgtttgtttaaatggATAGACAAATACAACATCATCACATATTAGTAAAAAAAGGGAATAAAACATTAGTATTTCAATATTACTAGTTTTGACAAATCATGTATTggattatattaattgtttattctTTGTGTTTTAACAGGGAAGACAATGGATCAATAAAATAAAGTCCCAATATATTAGCTAGCTAGGTTTTACTGATCAAAATAACGTGATTATGCAATTAAATAAAACAGGTTTTCGATCATCCATGAAGATAATAAACACGAATGCAGAAATCTCAGCGTCGtttatttcatatttgattACAAATAGAAGTGTGGCTAATAGAGTAATAAGCCTAACTAGAAATTGGGTACACAACAATCTTCCCCGTAGCTCGGCCAGTTTCCAGATAAGAGAATGCTTCTACAACTTGTGAGAATGGGAAAAGGCCGTTGGAGTCGACAATTGGCTTCACTTTTCCACTTTCCAAATACGGATTCAATTTCTCCAAGACGGTGCCTGTCCCTTTAACCACAAACCTAAAACCAGGAGGCTCGACCGCCCCTGTCAGAACAACCGCGCTCCCACCTTCCTTCAGAGCTTTCACAGCCTTCTCGCCTTGTCCTGTTAATAACATAAAGTGATAAATTTTCAGCATTTCAATCAAAAACTACTCTttataacatacatatatctGTCTAATTAATTACCAACGGTGTCGTAGACAACGTCAAACTTCTCGGGTAGGTCCTCGAAACTCTCTTTTGTGTAGTCAATAACCAGATCAGCACCAAAGCTTTTAACAATCTCTAGTTTACCAGTGCTTGTAGTGGCTGCTATTCTTGAAGCACCAAAGACTTGTTTTGCTAGCTGACCAGCCATAGTGATGATATGTAATAACAATGAGATTATGGTTTTCTAATCTTGTAAAGAAGAAAGGTGTGTAATGTACCTGAATTACTAAAGATCCTACTCCACCAGCACCTCCAAGAACAAGGATTGATTTCCCAGAAGAAAAACCAGACCTTTCAAGACCTTCATAGGCAGTCTGTATTGCTAATGGAAGACCAGCAGCCTCAGCAAAGCTTATGTTCTTAGGTTTAAGAGCTAATAGTTTCTCTTCAACAGATGTGTATTCACCTAAAGACCCAAACTTTTTAGGCCCTTCCAATGCATTTTCATTTATGTTTCCATAAACTTCGTCTCCTTCTTTAAGCGTCTTCACTTGGCTTCCCACTTTCACTACTACACCCGCTACATCGTACCCAGGAACAGTCTACAATGATTTCAAgcaattacaaatttacaataggttttGAATACTCAGATAATTATAGTAAAACTAGGTTATTAAACAGAAATTTGACATTTGAATTACCGGAGGAGAGGAATCGGAGGACTTGAATTTCCCAAGTCTTCTCTTGAAATCAACTGGGTTtaaagcagcagcagcaaccTTGACAAGAACCTGGTCGTCATTCACTGGCGGCACCGAAACGTTGCTTTCGAGCTTCAAAACGTCGACAGCACCGTACTCTGCGTAAACCCAAGCCTTCATTAGCGACGGAGTTGAAGCGCTAGTGACGGTTTCAGTAGAGGCAGGGGAAGATTGCGAATTTGCTGAGATTTTGAGAGGAGCGAAAAGAGGAGAggaggatgaagaagaagatggaatCTTTAATCTAGTTTTGGGTATGGAGATTATAGATAATGGGGATAGATTAGATGCAAGAGAAAGTGAATGTTGTAGAGTTGTTCTGAGCGGTAGAGTTGTAGTCGATGAAAGAATGGCTTCCATTTGATCTTCTTTAGCTTTCTTCTTCGATGATCAACTTGGTTGATGTTACTCTTCTTATCTCTTCTGCACtttctctattttctttctCCCTTGTTTGTGTGGTGGCAATGTGTTTCTTCCTTTtccccatttttttaattacagtAACAAGTAACAGTATAAAACGAAAATTCGGTGTCATGAATTGAGTCGGAGATAAGAGTCGGAAATAATGTCTTTATCGTATTAGATTTAAGTCCAATGTTGTCACATATTCCTTATACCAAATTTAATCTctctatcattattttttttattattaagaaaatttatggtttattttcattttttacacTTCTACAAAGTTCTTAAAAAAATGtccaaatttttaatttttttaccaacTTGGTACTCCAGATTTCAAATTAGTGCGTGGAAGGAACAATATagtaacaaaacaaaattaaggaTAATGATAGTAGATGGAGCTTTAACTATTTCCTTCAATCTGTCAAAATATAAGGGTGTTTGATAACATCAAACTAACATATATGAAAACAGAGGAAGATCCTGAAATGGTCACATATATAAACCATGTTTCAGTTTGTCCAAAATCATACATACCATCTCAAAACTTCTTCCATCAAGAAATATACAAGTGAAAATGCCACCACTAGTGTCTCAGAATGTAACTCAGTCACTTCATTCAACATTCTATCATCTTCCTAAGCGAATCTCTTAAACTCTTCAGCTCGACATTGTTTACTTTGTTCACCACCTTCCAAAATAAAGGATAAATTTACACACTTTTAATGTCATTTAGAGAAGTCAAATCAAAGTAAGCCTATAGAGAAGAAAAGTTGCATACTTGCAATGTGAGGATGGTCAAGCTTTTCCCATCAAAGCTGGTTGTATTTGCATCTATTACTTGAAGTCCCAAACAGCATACTGCCTCCAGAAGCCTCGTTAGGCCGCCTCTCCTTTTCTCGCTATGGACCTTGAGCGAGAATTCTCTTGCACTAATCTGGCTTAGCTCCACTTCCGGCTACTCAAACAAACACCAAATTATGGAAAGTGCAAAAAACTATCAACATTCTAATGATATCATGTTTGATAAGgttgttttaaattaagttcATTCAATAACTGtgatttaaattcaattcaattaaatcaaattatgttACTATAAGAGAAAAATAGTCTTTAAGTACTTTTCCAATATTAGTTCCACATATTATAAACTCAACTTAGATATAGTGTACGGAAATTTCAGgtattttcatttggtttattaAGTCTTAATTTTTCAGTTTGATGAAACACACCCTATGTCCGTACCTTCATCGCCTTTCTTCCACCCAGAGGGTTCTGTTTGCGAGTCTGCAAATTTCCCCTGCTTCTAATAACATCCTTGGATTCCATATTCCTGATTACATCACAATAATCGTCTTGTTTATCCAATTCATCAAGTTGAATTTGAAGTTCAACTGCCATTTTCTTTAAGTCTTCTATATACTTGACTGCATCACCAAGTATGGAAGCTTTGTCCATCTGCAGAAATCAGTTCACATATCAATATCCAAAACTTTTGCCGAAAAATTAAATAGCAGGTGAAGGATTTGATTACCTTAGTGATATTGGGTACTGCAGATCGAAGCTTGTAGAGCCCATCTTTGATCCTCGTCCTTCTATTTCTCTCTGTGACCAGATTCTTTGACCGATATTCCTTTTGGGTCTTTTGGACTGACTTTAAATTTACATCTTTCTCAGCTAGTAGTTCATTGACAGGCTTACTTAAATCAATCTTCTTAGGTCCCAGATGGATTGCAAGAGAGAGATGGCTTGAATTGGAAACGAATGAATTAGGATCACTGTGACTCAACGGACTTGAATTAATAGAAGATCCTTCACATTTCAAACAGGTGGTTTCTTCATGTGGGCTTGGAACAACCATTAATCTGTTAAAAGGATCGGGACATTGATTGCTCATAATGGAATGTTGGCTCATGATGAGTTTGATCATCCTTTCATCCCTGGGGATCTAGTAGaagaaaaagataaagaaaacaCATTAGCATGTTAATTAAGACAGACAAAGAAGAAACCAGTTTTTGTACTTGATTTCTGCTGTAGAGTTCAATAAGACCGCCAACAACCGGTATCACTACTCGAGTTCCTCCTGACTCCTGCCCATGAGAACAATGAGAGCAAAACCGAATCCTTTTAGGCTTTTGATGTGGTCAAAAGAAATTGAGAAAACAGAGTTCAGAGTGGGATGTCGAGTTCATCagctactatatatatatatgttgatgaaGAGACCAACAACCCTAATCTTAAAATGTTAAACATTGCTCAATTGCCTCACAAGCTGGTTATTTCATCCAAAACAAGATCAATATTACAGGTAAATAAATTGGTGGTAATAAAAATTAGGTACCTTGGACGGATGGAAATTACTATTGTCGTCTTGAATAACAATCCATCTTGATTGGTTCGATATGGCTACCTCCCCATGAATAGTACTGATAAGTAGTTTCAAAGTTATCATTAAACGTTTGTTTGTGTTGAGAATTGACATAAAAACAAGAGTAGAAAGGTACCCAGAATACAAAGAGATGGAGGAAGGGAAACGAGCAAGTGTCTGACAAGCCGTGGTCCATAGTGGGTGGTGAACATGGGTATCTCTACAACGAACTGAGACAGTGCTTTCTCCATTTTCCATCTTGACATTTTCACAAACACCATAGCTGCCAACACAACTGCAAGAACTCCATTCAATGAACCTGCAAAATCAGtagtttcaaaattataaatcaatgaAAGAAGGTGGAGATGAGATTATAATGTGGGATGAGTTAGTAAGTTACCTAGAAGGGTCTTCTCCCAATTCCCAAAGAACACAGTAATCCCAAGTCTTGGACTGGATGAGGGGCTGTATCAACTTCAGAACTCCTTCCGGCTCCTCCGAGGAGACCACCGGACCCTTCATCTCCTTTCCTTTCCTTGGTTAAGCCTGAGAGCAGTCTGTCTGCGGTCCGTTGTGCCAGCCAGCCTATTTAACAGTTTTTTCCTGTGAAAGGTGAAAAGGCAGGTCTAGACTATAACAGACTCTTTGATTGAGTCTGTACCAAATCTCTGTCAGAAGAATAATAttgtactctctctctctccctctctttctctctctcttcataTTGTTTCatcttgattatttttaaaattgttaatttaaatattatcaatgaaaaataaaaataattgcaaattaaataatttaattgctTAAGAAATAGCTAATCTCTAACACTAAAGCAGCAAAATGGACACTGAGCAATATTCCATACAGAAAAATAACAGTAAATTCCCATTAATCCAGGTTTTATCACATTTATATATTCAGGAAATAATCAAATAACCCGAGATCAAATAAGGTGAGAGAAAAAAAGTGAGTCAAAGATGGTAGAAATGGTCAGTAATGGTCCAAAATGGATTTTGGTACAAACACTAATACATGGATTTATTTTAgcttcttatttttattttttttaatattttttaataaaattttattttaattcaatgaGTATATTTAaagtcattattattattattattatgttcaAGTGAGAAATAACATTACACACattgatttaatttgttataagttagtattcaaaataattttattaatataaatatcaaaattagaTGAAAATAGTGAATTAAGTAgttctcaaataaataaatatttcttaattataaatttataacaaattaaaattaatatattttattaactcagtgaattattatttgttttcttgtTCAATCTTCtttgtattaatttttcttttgatttaaaggtattcttaaattaaattaactttgtttaaatatatatttttgaaaatttggctcaatttattttctctttatttatctTAGAAAACTTTAATTGAGAAAGGACTCCTAAGTTGTGTTAAAAGAAATCTACTCATCAATAGATAGTTTATCAATTGATGAGGAGAAAAAGTTAAATTTGGTGTTTACCATATTAAACCAGTTATACTTTATCAATATCATCATGCATCTAATCAAATATCCATCTAATTGAATGTAATAGATATTTATctattgattttgataatttttagaTGTGAATTCACTAATTTTAAgcaattttgttattaatttaataaaattaattaaaaaaatattaacatataagagacaaaaaaaaaagtaataaataattttatattttttaattaagaaaaaataatattatacctAATAACTATATGAATGGTAACATTTTAGTCTTTTAAGTCACTGATTTTATTGAACAATCatgacaattttattttatttaaattttcttattaaataaatactttaaattgGTATgtatagtaattttttttattgtagagATTTGTTGATTACTTCCACAAATTCTCTCAAATACTTCAAATATTGAAACCATGTATCCAaaggaaataatatttattttgttgtgaTGGACCGATGGTATAGATATAAGGGTTTAAGTATTTGGTCTCCCATAATAAGGAaattcacaaaaatatattgaagTAACTAAAAGAAATAAGTGactatgaaatatattttataataagagATGAAATGATtgggaatatttattatttattttataataatagatgaatagTGCTCTTTTAGTCTCTTAAATCGATTCTTACCGGCTCAAAACGCTCTAAACCGATGGAATTAAACCATgacattttgatctcttaaaccGACTCTTACCGGCTCAAAACGCTCTTAAACCGACTCTTACCGGCTCAAAACGcttttagataaaatttaaCGGTCCTCTCGTTGATAATGATGACAGTGAGGATTGGGATGATAGATGTTTGTCGCCTCTGCCACACGATGTCATAAACGTTTAACCAATTCGATCCCGCCGCCGCGTTATTGAATTTTGAGGgttaaaagaaagaagaatagAAGAAGATCTCTGGAGACATTTCTGCAAACAATGGAAATCATACTAATGGAGCGCGATGTTCCGTTTTCTGCTATTCCAGAAGGTATGCAGTATTCACGACTCATGATCCTCCTCTTATCTTAATTAGTTATGCTTATTGAATACCTCATGAtgtaattatgttttgtttctaGTTGAGCCTCCATGAACTATTCGTGATTTCATTCTTCTCCTAATTAAACTTAACCATCCTTAAATTGTTTTGATTCCGTATCGgttttgattcatatttctttcttcCGCACCAAGTATGAATTGGAGTTTCTCATTCTATTCTTCTGGGTGATAACAATATTAACTTAGCTGAAGTCTTTAAATCACTACTTGTGGCCAACAATCATATCTTCCAACACTAATTgtttacatatataaaattatatcatatggatgatgatgatgatgatggtgtaAAAGGGGGTTGGACAAATCATGCCAACCACACAACTGCATACACCagaatctataaatataaatatatatatagatatattatgCTAAGTTCAACAAATATCAGTATCAACTTGAGCATGATCATTTGATGGCTTTCCGAGTTGTAGGCAATTTATAGGAGGGATAGTGGGGGAATTCAATTCCCCAAAACTCTGCCAACAGAAGGGATCATACATGTGGTTATGTTCTTGAAGAGGTTTAAGTTGTAAATTGGTCAAGGTAACATCAGTACATGGCACTGTGTTGCTACAGGAAAGGTGTGCTGCTTTCACTGTGTACGTTCCTCTTATGTTTTCAAAGGTTATTCCTGAAAGACCCACAGCTAATGTATGATTCGTGCATTGGGTTTTGTCGCAGTAGTACTGGTCTATAACTATCGGCACTTCAACTTCAGAAACTTGAATATTTGAGAATAATACTCCCTTCACAGACCCTGACCCACCCTGCAAAATCAGTCAATCTTTCTTTCAGGGGGGGGACGAATTCATTAATTTCATACTCAATTTCAGTTTTATTTTACCTGCCAGGTCTTTATTCTGACACCATTCATTGTGTTCTTCATTACTACATTCCGGACAGTAATGTTCGAGACACAAGCTTTTGTTTGGTCCCTTCCTAGTCCTCCTATGCTGATTCCATGTCCAGGTCCGCAATTGACATCGTGTATGTACACATTTGTGCATCCAGTTTGTATTGACACACAATCATCTCCTAATTGAGGGAGGGGGGAAACAAATGTTGTAATTAAGACAATTAAGTTTgagaggatgatgatgatgaaaactGGAAAGAAGGAAGGAATTATTACCACATGCAAGATTGCTATTTCGGATTAGAACATCCCTTGAATTCTGCAAATGAATTCCATCGGTATTGGGGCTGTCACCTGGAGATAAGGTGGCAATGTTGTGTACGGACACCCCCATGCAGTTGTCAAACTTAAGGTGGCATTGAGGGCTGTTTTGAATGGTAATGCCTGTGACTGTCACGTTAAAACTCCCATAGAACCTTACTGCCTGCATTGAATGCCAAATTGGTAATGTTACAAAAAGGTTTTATTGAGGAGTATGGACCATTACTATTGTCAATAAATTCTCACAATGGGTCCTTACAGTTGGTTTAATGCTTGGCATTTTCCCTGTCTCTGCACTGCTTATCTGCCAGACAAATTGTTCACTATAAGGAACTAGATAATGGTGGAACTATAGTCAAAGGGCATGAAACAAGTTTTACTGGTATAGGCGGAATTTCTTCCGTTGTCTCATTAAATGGAATAAGTGGATCTAATTCTTCATATTCTGGATCGATATATGGATACTTGTCCCACCAGACGGAGCCTCTTCCATCTATGATTCCCGTCCCTTGGATTGTGAGTCCTATTAGTTTTGTGAATTCAAGCCACTGTAGTAGACCTGAGCCCCAAGCTTTGGAGCTCGTAGGAGCCATAATGGTGCCATCAAGCTGCAGGTCATAAGCACCAATTTATCCCCAGTGAGTTTATTACCTTTATTGTTTCTTCAAGAAAGAAACTAAGCATTATCTACCtgaaaaacaatgtcatgttgGCAGTAGGGACCAGAGAATGAAATGGGGCCAACAAGAAACTCATACTCTGATGGAACCAAAACCATTGATGCCTTAACTTTGCAAGCAGCTGCCCATGCTGCCTGAAATGCCTGTTTGCACCATAGCAATGCAATTTTTCTTTAGGAATTTCAACTCAATTTATCTATATGATAAGGAAGAAATTTATTGTGGAAATTTTGAACTAGTGTTACCTTTGTGTCATCACTTGTTCCGTCTCCCTTGGCACCAAAGCTAAGAACATTAAAGACAGAGGAAGAGGAGGGGCTTTGCTTTGGACTTGGAACTGGAGCTAATGTAGGATGATCCTTTGGGGAAGTCGTCGGAGTCTTGGATTTTTGTTTACTACCGTGGCTCTTCCCTTTCTTCTTGTACAAAGAAACTGTGTCTCCTCTGTTTTGCGCCCAATGCCTTCTTTTCCTGGCATGGCAACCCTCCATATTTGATGACCAAACAAGGAAGGCTATCAGAAACATGGACATCACGCTTCTAAAGCTAAATCCCGTCTTCTTCATCCTTAATAGTTTTGTGCTTGTGTGTGAgtgagatagagagagaaagcaatAGAAGGATGCCCACATTGGAGAGGAGATGGATCACTTTTTATATAGCAAGGGGTGCAACAGAGCTTATGGGAGGACTGTAGAATGTAGAGCCATGAAGTTGTAAATAAAGAAGGTGACTCTCCCAACTTTTTTTTCCTTATTGAGaatctttttttaattcatgTCTTCATGATGGGTCCCAATTTCAACACATGGAATTGTTTGGTTGCATGTGAATCAAACAATAGCCATTGAACCCAATAACCCAGCTTGCATAATAGGGACATTCATCAAGACTCTAACCCATGTGGAAGTGGAACCACTTATTGTTTCTGTTTCTGAAAATGTTTATTCGTACAAAC
It encodes the following:
- the LOC124923950 gene encoding polygalacturonase At1g48100-like; translated protein: MWASFYCFLSLSHSHTSTKLLRMKKTGFSFRSVMSMFLIAFLVWSSNMEGCHARKRRHWAQNRGDTVSLYKKKGKSHGSKQKSKTPTTSPKDHPTLAPVPSPKQSPSSSSVFNVLSFGAKGDGTSDDTKAFQAAWAAACKVKASMVLVPSEYEFLVGPISFSGPYCQHDIVFQLDGTIMAPTSSKAWGSGLLQWLEFTKLIGLTIQGTGIIDGRGSVWWDKYPYIDPEYEELDPLIPFNETTEEIPPIPISSAETGKMPSIKPTAVRFYGSFNVTVTGITIQNSPQCHLKFDNCMGVSVHNIATLSPGDSPNTDGIHLQNSRDVLIRNSNLACGDDCVSIQTGCTNVYIHDVNCGPGHGISIGGLGRDQTKACVSNITVRNVVMKNTMNGVRIKTWQGGSGSVKGVLFSNIQVSEVEVPIVIDQYYCDKTQCTNHTLAVGLSGITFENIRGTYTVKAAHLSCSNTVPCTDVTLTNLQLKPLQEHNHMYDPFCWQSFGELNSPTIPPINCLQLGKPSNDHAQVDTDIC
- the LOC124927208 gene encoding transcription factor ABORTED MICROSPORES-like, with amino-acid sequence MKGPVVSSEEPEGVLKLIQPLIQSKTWDYCVLWELGEDPSRFIEWSSCSCVGSYGVCENVKMENGESTVSVRCRDTHVHHPLWTTACQTLARFPSSISLYSGTIHGEVAISNQSRWIVIQDDNSNFHPSKESGGTRVVIPVVGGLIELYSRNQIPRDERMIKLIMSQHSIMSNQCPDPFNRLMVVPSPHEETTCLKCEGSSINSSPLSHSDPNSFVSNSSHLSLAIHLGPKKIDLSKPVNELLAEKDVNLKSVQKTQKEYRSKNLVTERNRRTRIKDGLYKLRSAVPNITKMDKASILGDAVKYIEDLKKMAVELQIQLDELDKQDDYCDVIRNMESKDVIRSRGNLQTRKQNPLGGRKAMKPEVELSQISAREFSLKVHSEKRRGGLTRLLEAVCCLGLQVIDANTTSFDGKSLTILTLQVVNKVNNVELKSLRDSLRKMIEC
- the LOC124926048 gene encoding 2-methylene-furan-3-one reductase, yielding MEAILSSTTTLPLRTTLQHSLSLASNLSPLSIISIPKTRLKIPSSSSSSSPLFAPLKISANSQSSPASTETVTSASTPSLMKAWVYAEYGAVDVLKLESNVSVPPVNDDQVLVKVAAAALNPVDFKRRLGKFKSSDSSPPTVPGYDVAGVVVKVGSQVKTLKEGDEVYGNINENALEGPKKFGSLGEYTSVEEKLLALKPKNISFAEAAGLPLAIQTAYEGLERSGFSSGKSILVLGGAGGVGSLVIQLAKQVFGASRIAATTSTGKLEIVKSFGADLVIDYTKESFEDLPEKFDVVYDTVGQGEKAVKALKEGGSAVVLTGAVEPPGFRFVVKGTGTVLEKLNPYLESGKVKPIVDSNGLFPFSQVVEAFSYLETGRATGKIVVYPISS